TTGGTTTGGTATCTCCATTACTTCTTTATGTTGATCAGTTctatttaggattttttttatactttttaaattgaataaataaataaatgaattaatttttgagAGACTTATTAGTTATGAAATACCCATAAGTCAGTTGTGCGAATTCTTCAATTTGTAGATTGATGTAGATTTTTGTATTCGAAATTGTGCTAATCGAATAATcacttaaaatattataatataataggttatataaaataagattgTGTTGTATTTGTCTCATTTAATgcattatataaaatataattatttgaaCTAAGAAAAACAATAGATttaagattttttgaaaaagatcgTACCTTTATATTCACTAACCAATGTTGATGTGATGCAATAATTTTTTGACTCTTTATTTGTattgtaatttctttatttatttgactTGATAGATTTCTTAACAATGTGACTTTCAACACatgtttctaaaattattagtatttttttgtaacgatatatataaatgaaaaatgaattgctttaatatttttttactcttttagtattaattttatttttcgtaTTTTTGTGGGTTTTCTTTAACATCtacttattcttttttttagtgCATGCAGTTTTTCAATGACATCTacaataaaaagaacaaaaatgtgtgaattttttttgaataagttatttttgataagaataattgaaatagtataaagtaaaaataattaaagtaatttttttggaaattcaatttaaaaatacaataaatatgttTGTTTGTACCTTTTCATCTAATATAATCATTTTTAAACAAAGAGACTCCTCTTCATGTGTGGGTGTTAATGTTTCTCATAGACAAACTACGTGAACTTTGATAAACCAATTGTCTGTTTGTTTGGTGATATTGTCCAAAGAATAATGCTCCATTGAGTAaatttgagatgttgtgtagtTCAGAAATAAATTTCTTATGctaaatttgatattatttgaaGGAATAGTGATAAGAGACTTATAAGTAGTTCAAATAgcatgaaatttaaatatttgtaatgtaaaatttattatgattaataataatattgtgaCATATGTAATATGGATGTTTATTACATTTAAtgagttatttataaaaattaataaattaattattagagttataaatttattgtattgtttataacggtaagatataataaatacagGGATATGGATTCAATGTCTTTGTAAGTTACAAATTTGGTTGgacattattaatttttaattattgtcaTTGGTAATTTTACGCCCTAATTTgcatatatttctattatttgtatttttttgctgatttgaaaataataattgatttgacaaaaattaagtaattacTTCTAAAATTTTGTCAAATAAACGATATTGCTAATATGGCattaatagaagaaaaaaaaatcttacaaATAATGTAGATAAACTTATCCAcctatttttatatgttaagaATAGAATAGAGTTATTATtcaagtgaaaaaaaatgaaaaaaaaagcgGAGAATGCGAACAAAAAATGCATCTTCACAATAAATTTGAATAACATCCAAACCAACTTCTTTTGCTTCTGTATAAGATTTGGCCACATTCGCAAATAGGCATACATCATGGCATGGCATGTAAAATAATAAACACGACAAAAATTAGGGGTGCACACGGTTCATTTTGTCTCGAAAACTCAACCCGAGTCCGAAGTATTTGGGATGATGAAAATCTGGATCCGAAATGATTCGGAGTTGATTCggagagaagaaataaaatctgAGAAGACAGTAAAACCGGCTCGAATCACCTGGATCCAGCCCGGTCATCATATACATTACACAATTAAGGCTAGGGTGGGGGGTGTAAACACAACAACGCAACAACGCAGCCCTCAAGCTCCCTACCTCCCTCAGCCATTCAGCCTCACTCCCCCAGTCCCCAGTCCCCAGTCCCCAGTCCGGCAGTCCCCACTACCCACGCTAACCCTTGGCCTCGTCTTCTCTCCCACTCCTAGTATCCTAACACGCACCACGCAGTCGCACCCTCCTCCCCTCCTCGTCTTCTCAGCCCTCCGTGTCTCACACAAGTCACCGGCGAAGTTCGTCGTTCGACTGACGACCTACGGTGCTGTCCTGTTTCTTGGCGACCATTGACGCTTTTCTGCTTGGTCCGGTTGTCTACTTCTTCTTAGGGATGTTCAAAATTGATTGAACAAAACTGATCAACCGAATCGAAAAACCGAAAActaaataaaccaaaaataaaaaaaactaaaaaaattgtgtttgctGTTTTTATTGCGATTCagtttggttttgaattttaacaCTGAAAATCCTAACCGAACCGGTTCaaaaaaactcaaacaagacCAACCCTCCCCCAACCTCCAACAACGTGACCTAACCTAGCCACCAGCCCTCTCACTCTGCGCTCTCTATTCTCGAAACCCACTCCCACTCTCCCAACAGCCAGCACCTCCCACTCCCAACCTACGTGAACCCCGTCCTCCCACCACCTCCCTGCGCCGATGAACCCCTTCCTCTCACCACCTCCCAGCGCCGTCGAACCCTTCCATAGTTCCAGTCTTTCACACAGTGCCGCCGAACCCTTCGTCCCAGCACCTCCTCGCGGACAGCACCAGCCAACACCATCATCGCGGAGCCAGCACCACCCCCCGCCGCCACCCACAGCATCATCTTTGGCCTCGCGGAGACGCGGACACTAGCCTACCCAGTAACCCCCAAGCCCCACCCCCAAACGGAGTACGAAACCTAGCCGCTCTCTCCCTAGGTCTCACAGCCTCGCTCTCTGCACCTCCCAGCTGTGGCGAGGGACCGTTCCGACCACCACCTCCAGAGTTGTCAACGGTAGCTCCCAATGGTACTGAAACTGATACTATGAATGGAATCAAGAAACCCTAAATTGAGTCAATAGCATGCAGCAGGTAATAAAAAATTCCTAGCTTCGAATCAATGTTCCTTTGAATCGCAATcttctttctattattttccCTCCTATTTTATGATATTCCATTTTTCGTCGTTGAAGGGAGGAGGATCCGACACGGAAGTGACATGGGAGGACGAGCAGAACATCAATAAGTTGGGAAGATTGAACAATCGCTTTCTGCTAGTCCCGCTCCTTCTGCTCCGCTCTCTTCGCCGGTCTTCTTCTcaggtaaataattaattttattgtttaattaataTTCTGATTAGGGAACAGGGATTTTGATTATTAGAATTTGTGAATTTAGGGATGTGGGTGTTGATTTTGGTTATTAAAATTCTGATTAAGGGTGTGGgtgttgattttttattattagaactCTGATTAGGTGTGGGTGTTGATGCTTCCAAACCCAAATGGAGCATATTTCTTAGCTTTTGCTACTGTTTTGAACTGAAGCAGATATTGTTACATAATTTAATTTCTGTCATAATTTCTCTTCTTGATTGCTTTGTCTTTAAATGGAGACTCAAGCTGCAAgcttattaaaataaaattatgcatTTTGCTCAGCTGAAGTCACTCAATTCACGAGCACGAAATAATCTTGTTCTTGACCTTCATTTCAATTCCATTTAAACTTTTTGAGTGTCTCAGTTCAAACTTGTTCATGTTAAACTCCACATATGTAGTTATAATGAAATATAACTCCCAAAATTATGCTTTTTAATATAATGAGGGCATGGTTTAAAGATTGGATTCCTGCACTTTTGTTTTGTCTTTTCATATTTTTGGCACAATACATATGCTGGCTGATTTCTCCCACTCTGTTAATATATGGCCGTAATATGTCATATTATCAGCCACCTCCAAACCCGATCATGCTGATAGACAACCAGCTAAGTTTGGCAAATATAGACACAATCAAAGTGGTTGGAAAAGGAACTGGAGGGGTTGTGCAGTTGGCGCGAGAGAGTTCGAAGTGAGAGGGGTCGGAAATGAGTTTGTTTCAAAGCTTGGAAACACTCTTGAGGCGCAAAAATGATTTGACGGGAAGCCTCAGTAAGATTTGTATGATCATTTATGGAGTGAACTTCCTTAGCTtcaatatttaatgaataaagaaTCAATGTGAGACTTAAAATAGAGCCAAGAAAGATGGTAGATATTTCCAACTGAAACTCAAGTGTGTTGAATAGGTTGAGAGAAGAGTTAAAGAAGAAAGACAGAGAGAGGAAGGTTTTAGCAGAAAACAAACCTGGAGAAGGAAAAGTTGTGGCTCAGGTGAAGGAGTTGGAGTCTTTGTTATCTGCCAAGGAAGCTGAGGTCCTAGTTCTGCTGTAACCAAGGACATAGcaaaacaaaattaagaaattcAAGAACACACTAAACTCAACAAAATTAACAATCTTAACACTAACTCAGAAAATTAAAAACCACCTTAACATTAACGcatttgtattttttcttcacTTTGTTTAATTGCTTCCTGCAAATTCAATTGGGTAGCCTATTAGCCTGAAAAAGAAACCAGTACCAATGCAATCATGTTACACAAGAACTATGCCAGAAACATAGCTTCTCTCTCAAGATTGATTGAGTCCTGAATACAATGAAGAGAATGACGCCTAAGATATGCTCAAGTCTTCACAAATTCAATTAGGTAGCCTTTGTAAGCAAGGACTGAGATTGGGACTAAAGTGTTAGttctaaaacacaaaatttcaGTTTCTTTAGTACTTCCAGAAAGTCGGACACAGGGAGattaaaactttaataacatttatttttaaaataatctttATTCAACTTTTTAAATTCCAAATCTAACCCCATTTTTCCTTTTCCAACAAACACTGAGACATAACTCAATCTTGCACATGTTATACTAAATACAATTCAGAGACTTAATTTAGTCTCAGTCTTCCGGCCTCTGTCTCAATCGCTCTTCCAACTGTAGCCTTTACTTACTAAAGAATTAACAACCATGGAATTACCTTTAGACCCTCAGCTGCCTCTCTTTCCATAATATCCAGGTCATGACTTGCTACGTGGACATCCTCCAACATTTGCTTTGCCTCAGCTGAACATCTATTTACGTAATCTTGTGTTTCAGTTTTTATCATGTTTAGTTCAGCTTCCATCTGGTGGATAATGTAACACACAGAGGAAGAACAAAAGTCAGGCAACAATTTTCACAGGGTCGATGATTTCTGCTTCCAATACGCATCTAAATGATTCTGGCAATCTTCAATACTATACAGTATACATTGTTCTTTCATCTTAACCAGAAAAAAAACATTGTTCTTTCATGCTTTGCTGACCTTCCCATAAATTAATGCTTTGCTGACCTAGATGTCTGAGTTTTCAGTGCTCATATTCATTGAGAATAACTATAGTTGTTCATATTGGAATTTCTGGTCATGTTGTAGTTAAGTGATTTTGTGGTGTTGTTAGATGTGACTGTTTTCTTATGTTGCTGCAAGTTTTTTCTCTGCCTTTTGCTGCATCGTGTAAAGTATTAAATGGTCATCTCATAGCATTAAATAAACACAAAAGGGTTACATTCTCCTTTAGCATGATCTTCTCTAATATACTATCAAATAGGCCACAAAAATCTCATCCTATATGGCAAAGAAATTGGATCAAAGCACACATTAGAATAAACTACAAAATTTTAGCCTTTCATTCCACATGCAAAGCCTTCATCAATAGAGTCTTAAAACTCTGCCCTGATACCCTGCAAAACATGCAAACAAAGATATAATAATGTAAAAAACAGAAACCTTAAAACAACTATAGTGAATTTGCATTGCTTCACATAGATTTGAAAAACTAATCAAGTAATGATGGTtgtcttaaaaaaattagtgttaCATACTCATTGATTTGGTTACAGTAGtttgaaatttgattagtaAAGAGGAAGCTCTCCAACCGGGATGGTTCAGGGAGTGGTTTGAAGATGGGTTTGAAGGATCCTCCTCAGGCAAAGTGTCCTCTCCAGCAGCTTTACGTGCCATGTTCTGGGTTTTTGATCTTTAGTGTTGATGATAATTTAGTAATGTGTGCTGCTGTGCAGTATTTTCTCACCGATTGACTTAGTTGTGGTGAAGATGATTTTATTGAACGTTGATCTTGCTGATACTGCTTTGCATGTAGTAGTAAATACAGTTGATAGTAGCTACGGTTCACAATAACCGTCATTTTAACCTTTGGTACATTCATAAATCTAATCAATGTTTTTAGATACAAATTCAATCCATATATATTGATGTATGAATGTACAAAGTCAAAATGACAATTAATTTGAGCTAGAGGGAGTATGGTTTGGGGCTATGCTGTTGTGTTGTaagatttttggaaaaataaaacaactgGAATGTGAGATCTTGTAAAAGTTGCATGCCTGTGGATTTTGAGGCAGAAACTGCAAATCTAGGAAAGTTTAAAACTTGTTTGCTTGTTGGGATGCTAATTTTACTATTGATCGACATTCGACAGGGAAACCTAAGAACCCAATATGTTGGGTAACATTACTCCAATGTTTAGATAGTGTGATGATCAAGTTTATTGGTCTTCCTTGTTTGATTAGTGATTACATTTCTACAGTATCATAGTCTTCATTCTTGGAACGTGTTCAAGTTCATTATACTTCCTATTGAACTTGGTAGAAGTTTTACTTATTGATGGCATCTTGAGTCCCGCATTCATAAATCTGAAAGTTTTTTATGTGCTTTCTGTATTCTGTGATTGTAGTTTACATATTTTTGTTTCCTCAAGAACCTTCCTACTTTATAATTCTCATATGCATTATCATTATTAACCATTGAACAGGAAGACAAGATAGGTCTTCCGGGACTGGCTGTCATGTGCCAGAATCTTGCTCTCAATATTGcccaaaataaaagtaatttttttattatttaataacattttttaaaaaatattgctaCAAAAATACTatcaaaatgtaaaaaaaaatattttaatttaacaacATTTATATAACTATCATAACCACCATAAACATAAACATATTAGAAATTGCCATTTTAAAAACCTATATCTAAGAGACTTCACATATTCCTATGTCACATCGACACACAATGATGGCCATAATTTGAAACCATGCATAATGCTACATGTACTATAGTCATGTATATACTTGTAAGCCTTAATTAGGCACCATTTTCAACATGGATGCTAACGTTTGAATCATGCAATGTTGAAACCTCTCCTTCATGAGCCACTCTGTTATCTTTGCGCCTTCTCTTTTTCCCATTTTTATCTtccatctcttcttcctcttctcttccaTTGACAAATGAAAAGAAAGATTTGATACGAGAAGAAcgcgaagaagaagatgatgagcCTCCAAGGTTGTCATTACTAGTAGTGTTGTTTGAATAATGCCTCTTAAAACGGTAGGTCATTCTAATAACATGGCAAAGGAGAGCAATGAAGCATGCAATGCCAATAAGAAGGAAGAGGCCCCAAAAGCTCTTAGTCTCAAGCCTATCTATCCCTTGCTTTGCACCTTCTGAGCTACAAGCACTTCTTGTTAGCCATTTGTCATGAATCCTTTGAAGATCACCATTCTCTGAGAGTTTTAGAATAGCTGTTGACATGTCAATTGCTAAGGGAGAGTCTCTTGGAAAGGCCTGTAAATATTTAAAGAATGTGCCTCTTTTagaaatatctaaaatatcgaaaatatttagtaaaaaaaaaagtagccaAAAACAGATAGAACAAaattgttataattaatatttttaaattattgtaataattaacaaatgctaaataaaataagttttgcCTGCAATTTTTATCTCTCTAATATTATCGTTAAAATATTTAGATTATTATGTCAATACCTATTtgttatatttgattttttaatatatgatATTTACTTTAGCTATTAGTTTCACTCTACTATTCATTTAGGGATCTTTTAGATAGTTCAATTTCaacagaaataaaaatagaaatggtagagtagtatatataataagaaaagaagatctaaattaatttttttcatttaataatatataatcagtttttttcaaaaaaaaaacttactttatttgttgattcaaaaaattagtTACATTCCCTTATAAATTAAAACCAGCACTACaattaaattattgatattatgTTTATGTTTGTGCAAGTGAGcatcaaattaaaatacaaacatatgaggaaaaatataatatatatacaccACCCCCACCAACTGCAAATAGTGGCGGTTTTGGAGGGTTTTTGCGATGATTTCAAACCGTCGCTAAACGGGATGGTAGTGCTTGGTGAGATGTCATcctttaaaattgaatttttttaaatatatatatatttaaaattaaaaaagaagcaTATTTCAAAATACTTACAAAGCCCCAACCCATCTTGGTAAACTCTTGACCAACAATCCCAAATTCACACCTACTTGCTAGGAACAACTCCATGTATGCACGTTCATCTATGATTGCAGCAACACCACCATTAGCAGCTCCATCCTTCAACGCCTTCTCATATTCTGAAGGGTCATTGAGAGGAACAAGCCTTGACCTATGTATGTTGAGTTCATCTGTTAGATAATTCTCAGCAAATGATCCTCTCAAGTAACCAATTCTTTCATTGCTTGTTGCTAAGCTTTCAATCCCCTTAATTGGGGAAGAGAGTTGTTCCACTGTGAGGATTGATGTTAGGCTTGCAATGTAGCTTGAATTCAGTATTAAAACCACAAACAGCCATATGATTAAGACTAATCGGCCAAGAGTGCTAACAGTTTTCTCTCCTACAAAGATAATTAGGCCGGATAAGACACATGAATAGTTGTATCGTAagagttttaattttttcgatcCGTATAAAATTTgcatagatttttttattttttatttattttatgctaaaaatatattttataaaataataaattaaattctaaatttttttattataaaaattctaatactATATTATAAAACTAATCATTTCAAAATCTTaggtacaaaaataattatatattcaaaTAGTTCTCTACAATTTCACTCATAGATGAAATTAAAGGTGTACTCTAAAATCATTTATGATACTAAACCTATATAAGGTATGTAACCAATTAAATGAGTTATACTATTTGAACTAATACAAGATATAGAAAAACAACAATACCACtggataaataaaattttaaccaCTTACTATGTGCAAAGAACAAGGTTGAGAAGCTAAACCTGCATAGAGAAATAAATCTAAAAGTTAAAAACTTGTTGAAATTtacactattattattattcaacatttaagaaaataaataaattttatttgttctggcacaaattaataattaaattaccatatAATGGTGACAAATTGTCTCCTAGGAGTGCCTCTAAAATCATCATTCAAGCGACGTTCTAAAATCCAAACAACAGCCCCAACAGCTAAGAAAAACATTCCTGTGACAAGCCACATCATTGGAGTAAATGGTCTTAGAAAGGCCCAAGCATTAGATTTCATCTTCCTTATTGGTGCCACAACAACTAAACCGGATTCAATGTATGGTTGTGTGAAATCCACAATCTTAGTTCTGTTTGTGGTAATGGTAATGTCGCCCACCACAGCATCAAACTCCTACACATATCATAATAACAAGGGTTTCAataatcatataatatattaaaatggataccatataacatataataatagATACTCACACCAAGTGTGACCCTCTGAAGAAGTAATGAATTCAATGGATTGGCTTTACCATCACCAAATGGAATAAACTTATTTGGGACTGGATAAGGCAACAATTCCAAGGCAGCTGTGAACACATCAATGCAATAACCACTAAACTTGTCAGTGCCTTCAGTTCTTGACACAAATTCATGGTAGCTAACCCTAAGTGGCACCCCAATTCTCAATTGTTTTCCATTGTTGGCAAAAACCCAACCTCTAGGTGTTTGTGTTGTTTGGCCAGGCCATATCACACCATAAAGCCCTTCACTTGAATTTCCATGATTTGGAACTTGTTCACCAGTGTGAAGGCCAGAAGAATTAGACCAAAATCCAATCCTCCTAACCCCAGTTCCAATCACATTAATGATCTCATATGATGGATTCATTAGGTTTCCATCTTGAGAAAACTCTATTCGGCCGGTTAAACCGGTTCGATTAACTTCTAGAATCTTCTGAAGCAACATGCTACCATTAAGAAACATTCCCATAGCATCAAGATGAAGGGTATCACCATCACCCCTTAAAGTGTTTAAACTTGAAtcatttgaaaatttcaaagttCCACCACTTCTAAAGAATGCATCAAGTGCATAAGCTAAGGTCCAAACAGTGTCATAAGCATATAAACCAAAGATGTTCAATCCAAAAGGACCCTCATCATTATTTTGATGAGCTAGTTTGGGCCACCTAGACTCAAAATTGCTCTTGATTCTTGAATCTGGTGTGTGCATTCTCAAGGTGATAACACCTTGCATATCATTCATGATTGAAGTTGTAGCCAATGATGGATCAGAATCAAGAGCAGTTGTGAGCCAATCAGTAACTATCCACACATAACCACTTATCATCATGCCTAATGATTGTGCAATATGAAGAACTTCAAGGCCAAAAGAAGGGTAAATGTGAAGAACTATAACCCTAGACTCCATTAAAGCAATTTTAACTAATGCACTATTCATTTCTTCCTTGTTGACATTGGTATCATCAGGCTTAAGGGCTGCTTTGTGTGATATCTTGCAACGTTTTTCGGCAAGCTTATCACCTAATGCAGCAACCCCATTTCTTCCATGATCATCATCAATGAAGATTGCAATCACATCTCTCCATTGGAATTGATCAATAACATCTGCTACTGCAGACATTTGATAAAGATCACTCTGTGTTGTTCTAACAAAATATGGAAATTGAAGAGAAGTGAGTGTAGGATCTGTTGCTGCAAATGATAAGAGAGGAACTTGCATCTCATTTGCAATGTGTGAGATTACATGTGCCATTACTGAGTATTGTGGACCAATTATGGCCACAGTGTCCTTCTCCATCAATAGCAATGCTATcaaaaaaacataaaacttTCATCAACATGGTCTAATATTAATGAGCAAGGAATAGTAAaagagttaaattttattgtttttattttagtttttataaagaaaatgtATAAGAACCAACTTTTATGTTAGTCAACATTAActaacttttttcttttagtgttaaaattactctttttctaatttttaaaggCATTTTAAGGATCAATAGAGGGTTAAAAGTGCAAGATAAATTTAGAGTTTgtgatttagaatttaaagttCACGATAATGAGAGGTAAAATTATAAGggtatatgttaagaataacagtgttagtaaaaaaaatgtgacaataaaaattatgaataaaaagtaataattttttttttaaaaaagtgatTGAGATGTTTGTTAAAATTTATGTGTTGGGGAAAAAAAATCACCATAACCAAAACAAAAATCAGTTAAATGACAATTTTACAAGAATTTAAAACTTATCTAATTTTGAccaaaaaaaatgtaataatactacagtgaaaagtaaaattccagtaaaaaagtataaagattattttttttagtaaaaaaaatctattaaaaaaatattatcacatGCAATGTACATAATTTTTTCTAAACTTAATAAATATTCACTCTTCATCCTGATTCTACTCTTTACTAAAGAAATTTGTAAACAAAGAAATATGTTGAGAAATATGTATGAGATTGATAATGCACTTACAGTCAATGATTCCTAGAAATCCAGTTGATAATTTTGTGTCTTGCATAGAGATGTTAAGCTTGGTTCCACTGAGAATGGTTGAATCTGAATTTACATCATTCACTGCTGCTTCTATAGCAATTTTCGCCACCTTTCCAATGGTTGAGTTGAGAGCTAAAATTGCTCCTATGTTAACATTAGGAGGTGGTTTTGCACAAACATTATTGCTGAATAATATTCCACTACTTGAAACAAATATCACAAACACAATAAGAACCCAATCTTTGCTCATcttctatatatatttgttcTGCATATatgtataacaaaaaaaaaaagtcactcTAACATGCATGTCATTGtgagttaaaaacaaaaaaaaaaaacaaaaattttaaacactattagaaatttaaattaaagtatatatttcggta
The genomic region above belongs to Arachis duranensis cultivar V14167 unplaced genomic scaffold, aradu.V14167.gnm2.J7QH unplaced_Scaffold_165934, whole genome shotgun sequence and contains:
- the LOC107475874 gene encoding glutamate receptor 3.3-like, which translates into the protein MSKDWVLIVFVIFVSSSGILFSNNVCAKPPPNVNIGAILALNSTIGKVAKIAIEAAVNDVNSDSTILSGTKLNISMQDTKLSTGFLGIIDSLLLMEKDTVAIIGPQYSVMAHVISHIANEMQVPLLSFAATDPTLTSLQFPYFVRTTQSDLYQMSAVADVIDQFQWRDVIAIFIDDDHGRNGVAALGDKLAEKRCKISHKAALKPDDTNVNKEEMNSALVKIALMESRVIVLHIYPSFGLEVLHIAQSLGMMISGYVWIVTDWLTTALDSDPSLATTSIMNDMQGVITLRMHTPDSRIKSNFESRWPKLAHQNNDEGPFGLNIFGLYAYDTVWTLAYALDAFFRSGGTLKFSNDSSLNTLRGDGDTLHLDAMGMFLNGSMLLQKILEVNRTGLTGRIEFSQDGNLMNPSYEIINVIGTGVRRIGFWSNSSGLHTGEQVPNHGNSSEGLYGVIWPGQTTQTPRGWVFANNGKQLRIGVPLRVSYHEFVSRTEGTDKFSGYCIDVFTAALELLPYPVPNKFIPFGDGKANPLNSLLLQRVTLGEFDAVVGDITITTNRTKIVDFTQPYIESGLVVVAPIRKMKSNAWAFLRPFTPMMWLVTGMFFLAVGAVVWILERRLNDDFRGTPRRQFVTIIWFSFSTLFFAHREKTVSTLGRLVLIIWLFVVLILNSSYIASLTSILTVEQLSSPIKGIESLATSNERIGYLRGSFAENYLTDELNIHRSRLVPLNDPSEYEKALKDGAANGGVAAIIDERAYMELFLASRCEFGIVGQEFTKMGWGFVSILKYASFLILNIYIFKKIQF